From a region of the Paenibacillus sp. R14(2021) genome:
- a CDS encoding LysR family transcriptional regulator, which produces MEFRQLQYVIQIAKEKNFSRAAEKLHIAQPSLSQQLSKLEKEIGVLLFRRTTNSVELTHAGSVFVAKAQGILDNIEQLKQELDDLAHMRKGKLVVGSLSITGSHVLPIVLPIFNKRYPEIEVVLTEDTPSKLEQLTASGQTDLSLLALPLHEPSLEWVDIIEEEIVLAVPPGHHLANRSKAIHVDELRSEPFIVLKKGQGFRQIVMEICENAGFEPRIVFESTNIETVQSLVAAGMGITFVPKMLQRSESSELAPAYLPLAAPKPTRTLVIASRKGRYLSRAAEAFIDTMKEVAEQHFGS; this is translated from the coding sequence ATGGAATTTCGCCAACTGCAATACGTCATTCAGATCGCCAAAGAGAAGAATTTCTCCCGAGCCGCGGAGAAGCTGCATATCGCCCAGCCCTCGCTCAGCCAGCAGCTCTCAAAGCTGGAAAAGGAAATCGGTGTACTCTTGTTTCGGCGTACGACCAACTCGGTAGAATTGACCCATGCAGGCTCGGTATTCGTTGCGAAAGCGCAGGGCATTCTCGACAATATCGAACAGCTCAAGCAAGAGCTGGATGATCTCGCGCATATGCGCAAAGGCAAGCTCGTTGTCGGCAGTTTGTCCATTACCGGCTCGCATGTCCTCCCGATTGTGCTGCCGATCTTCAATAAACGATATCCAGAGATTGAAGTCGTGCTTACGGAAGATACGCCTTCGAAGCTTGAACAGTTGACGGCAAGCGGCCAAACCGATCTCAGCCTGCTCGCGCTGCCTCTCCACGAGCCCTCCTTGGAATGGGTGGATATAATAGAAGAAGAAATCGTTCTGGCGGTTCCCCCGGGCCACCATCTTGCAAACCGTTCCAAGGCCATTCATGTGGACGAGCTGCGCTCAGAGCCGTTCATCGTGCTGAAGAAAGGCCAAGGCTTTCGTCAAATCGTTATGGAAATCTGCGAAAATGCCGGGTTCGAGCCCCGGATCGTCTTCGAGAGCACCAATATCGAAACCGTTCAATCACTCGTCGCTGCAGGGATGGGCATTACGTTCGTGCCGAAAATGCTGCAGCGGAGCGAGTCCAGCGAGCTTGCTCCCGCGTATTTACCGCTCGCAGCGCCGAAGCCGACGCGCACGCTTGTCATTGCAAGCCGTAAAGGCCGCTATCTGTCGAGAGCGGCCGAAGCATTTATTGACACGATGAAGGAAGTTGCCGAGCAGCATTTTGGCTCTTGA
- a CDS encoding N-acetylmuramoyl-L-alanine amidase, whose amino-acid sequence MKKFVTVVFLLSLLISMFPGIAGAAEAPKLYLNGKQLASNAEPKIVGASTLVPIRTITEGLGYDVNWTSPNVTISNGDTNVILTIGGKTAVVNDHEVKLEAPALNNDGATLVPLRFVGEQFGLDVYWDADTRTVHMYQQNVSNPPVTEPGDGGNPAPPVDGGTDPGTGTPGNGDGGTTTPAGDETAFLKSIVFDGLGSIYLPYTGEIGDVKQQVLHSPERVVVDLPYMNFAADFSTGFTETSNGGKLGEVVVDSHPTLKKIRYSYFSDKPSTVRVVLDLNAPTNYQVSKEDHVIRIDVLEQTGPVTTDPGTPVDPPTGKDVFNVVLDAGHGAKDPGALSINGHQEKEYNLAITLKVKALLDKESRIKPYLTRSNDTFVELDDRAKFANDLHANLFVSFHANKTENATVSGSETYYYRSDSIPFAKVMHKHLVAGTGFRDRGVRQAAYVVVKKTTMPAVLLEAGYLSNASDSSVLFSDVKQNKIAAEIVAGIKEYLKLS is encoded by the coding sequence ATGAAGAAGTTTGTAACCGTTGTTTTTCTTTTGTCGCTCCTCATCTCTATGTTCCCGGGTATCGCAGGGGCAGCGGAAGCACCCAAGCTTTACCTCAACGGTAAGCAACTCGCGAGCAATGCAGAGCCCAAGATTGTAGGTGCATCAACGTTAGTCCCGATTCGGACGATTACCGAAGGGCTCGGGTACGACGTGAATTGGACCTCGCCGAACGTAACGATCTCAAACGGAGACACGAATGTCATCCTGACGATCGGCGGAAAAACGGCTGTCGTAAATGACCATGAAGTAAAGCTGGAGGCGCCAGCGCTCAATAATGACGGCGCTACGCTTGTACCGCTTCGTTTCGTAGGTGAACAGTTTGGTTTAGATGTATATTGGGACGCGGACACCCGCACTGTCCATATGTATCAGCAAAATGTCAGCAATCCACCTGTTACTGAGCCTGGCGACGGCGGTAATCCTGCTCCCCCTGTGGACGGAGGAACTGATCCGGGCACGGGAACGCCAGGGAACGGGGATGGCGGCACAACGACGCCGGCCGGCGATGAAACGGCCTTTCTCAAATCGATCGTATTTGACGGGCTTGGAAGCATCTATTTGCCCTATACGGGCGAGATCGGCGATGTTAAGCAGCAAGTGTTACATAGTCCTGAACGCGTTGTAGTTGATCTGCCTTATATGAATTTTGCTGCTGATTTCTCCACCGGGTTCACGGAGACAAGCAACGGCGGGAAGCTGGGCGAGGTCGTCGTGGATTCGCATCCGACCTTGAAGAAAATCCGTTATTCGTATTTCTCGGACAAGCCTTCGACGGTTCGCGTCGTTCTCGATTTGAACGCGCCGACGAATTATCAGGTTTCTAAAGAAGATCATGTCATCCGGATCGACGTGCTTGAGCAAACAGGGCCAGTTACGACGGACCCGGGAACGCCGGTAGATCCTCCCACTGGCAAAGACGTATTCAATGTCGTGCTGGATGCCGGACATGGCGCGAAAGACCCTGGCGCGTTAAGCATTAACGGACACCAGGAGAAGGAATACAATCTGGCGATCACGCTGAAAGTGAAGGCGCTGCTGGATAAAGAATCGCGAATTAAACCGTACCTAACCCGGTCGAATGATACATTCGTTGAGCTTGACGACCGTGCGAAATTCGCAAACGATCTGCATGCGAATTTATTTGTTTCCTTTCATGCCAATAAAACGGAAAACGCAACCGTTTCCGGATCGGAAACGTATTATTACCGGTCGGACAGCATACCGTTTGCCAAAGTGATGCACAAGCATCTCGTGGCCGGTACAGGCTTCCGTGACCGTGGAGTAAGACAAGCTGCTTACGTTGTTGTCAAGAAGACGACGATGCCGGCTGTTCTGTTGGAAGCGGGATACTTGTCCAATGCCAGCGACAGCTCCGTATTGTTCAGCGACGTGAAGCAAAACAAAATTGCAGCGGAAATCGTTGCCGGAATTAAAGAGTACTTAAAACTCAGCTAG
- a CDS encoding pyridoxal phosphate-dependent aminotransferase: MSGNKAVKVQPASRMTGLPEQFFASLVHKANAQTAKGRDIINLGQGNPDQPTPSHIVEALQEAAPNPQYHRYPPFSGYRFLKEAVAERYMKDYGVELNPDTEVAILFGGKTGLVEISQCLLNPGDVCLVPDPGYPDYWSGVSLAGGTMEYMPLTANHAFLPDYDAIPVEAADKAKLMFINYPNNPTGATADSAFYAKTVEFAAKHNIVVASDFAYGAIGFDGQAPISFLQTPGAKEVGVEFYTLSKTYNMAGWRVGFALGNSQIVSLINLIQDHYYCSLFGGIQAAAAAALTGPQQCVTELTAAYESRRNALFAAMDEIGWHADKPSGSFFCWLPVPEGYTSASFADYVLEHADVVLAPGIGFGTHGEGYVRLGLLAPEERLQEAIRRIGKLNLF; the protein is encoded by the coding sequence ATGAGTGGAAACAAAGCAGTCAAGGTTCAACCGGCAAGCCGCATGACCGGCTTGCCGGAACAGTTTTTTGCGAGTTTGGTACATAAAGCAAATGCCCAAACGGCCAAAGGACGCGATATCATCAACTTGGGGCAAGGAAATCCGGATCAACCGACGCCTTCTCATATTGTTGAAGCCTTACAGGAAGCTGCACCAAACCCGCAATATCACCGCTATCCGCCCTTCAGCGGCTACCGGTTTCTGAAAGAAGCGGTTGCAGAACGCTACATGAAGGATTACGGGGTAGAACTGAACCCGGACACCGAAGTAGCCATCTTGTTCGGCGGCAAAACCGGCTTGGTTGAAATCAGTCAATGCCTGCTTAATCCGGGCGATGTCTGTCTCGTTCCCGATCCCGGTTACCCAGACTACTGGTCTGGGGTTTCGCTTGCAGGAGGCACGATGGAGTATATGCCCCTGACAGCCAATCATGCTTTCCTGCCCGATTATGATGCGATTCCCGTCGAAGCAGCGGACAAAGCGAAGCTGATGTTCATTAACTACCCGAACAACCCGACTGGCGCGACGGCCGATTCGGCGTTTTATGCCAAAACTGTTGAATTCGCTGCGAAGCATAACATTGTCGTTGCCAGTGACTTTGCTTATGGGGCTATCGGCTTTGACGGCCAAGCACCAATCAGCTTCCTTCAAACGCCGGGAGCGAAGGAAGTCGGCGTGGAATTCTACACCTTGTCCAAGACTTACAATATGGCGGGCTGGCGCGTCGGCTTCGCACTAGGCAATTCGCAAATCGTCTCGCTTATTAACTTGATTCAGGATCATTATTACTGCAGCCTATTCGGCGGCATTCAAGCCGCCGCAGCAGCAGCGCTGACTGGACCGCAGCAATGCGTGACGGAGCTGACCGCCGCATATGAAAGCCGCCGCAACGCGCTATTCGCCGCGATGGATGAGATCGGATGGCATGCGGACAAGCCAAGCGGTTCGTTCTTCTGCTGGCTCCCTGTACCTGAGGGCTATACATCAGCCTCGTTCGCGGATTACGTACTCGAGCATGCCGACGTCGTTCTTGCACCCGGAATCGGCTTCGGGACGCATGGTGAAGGCTATGTAAGACTCGGCCTGCTTGCTCCGGAAGAACGGCTGCAAGAAGCCATCCGCAGAATCGGAAAGCTCAATTTGTTCTAA
- the leuC gene encoding 3-isopropylmalate dehydratase large subunit gives MTRTMFEKIWDNHVIHAETGKPSIIYIDLQLVHEVTSPQAFEGLRMTGRKVRRPDRTFATMDHNVPTKDRYNISDPISKQQIDTLTQNCKDFAVTLFDLDSLDQGVVHVMGPELGLTLPGKTIVCGDSHTSTHGAFGALAFGIGTSEVEHVLATQCLQQSKAKTMEVRFIGSRKPGVTAKDMILGVIAKYGTDFGTGYVMEYTGDAIRTLSMEERMTVCNMSIEAGARAGLIAPDETTFNYLRGREYSPQGEAFERAIAVWKELSTDEGAAFDTVVEFDVDSLIPQVTWGTSPGMGTDITKNVPVPAELPTENERKAAEKALEYMGLTPGTPMSEIEIDYVFIGSCTNGRIEDLRAAAEIAKGYKVSDRVTAIVVPGSGRVKIQAEKEGLDQIFTEAGFEWRDAGCSMCLAMNPDVLEPGQRCASTSNRNFEGRQGRGGRTHLVSPAMAAAAAIMGKFTDVRDWKIKAEVLN, from the coding sequence ATGACAAGAACGATGTTTGAGAAAATTTGGGATAATCACGTCATTCATGCCGAAACCGGCAAACCTAGCATTATTTATATCGACCTGCAGCTCGTGCATGAAGTAACTTCTCCACAAGCCTTCGAAGGTCTTCGCATGACGGGCCGCAAAGTGCGCCGCCCTGACCGCACATTCGCAACGATGGATCATAACGTGCCGACTAAAGACCGTTATAACATCTCTGACCCAATCTCCAAGCAGCAAATCGACACGCTTACGCAGAACTGTAAGGATTTCGCCGTTACCCTGTTCGACCTCGACAGCCTTGATCAAGGCGTTGTTCACGTTATGGGCCCTGAGCTTGGCCTGACGCTTCCTGGTAAAACGATCGTTTGCGGAGACAGCCACACATCGACGCACGGTGCGTTCGGCGCGCTGGCGTTCGGTATCGGTACTTCCGAAGTAGAGCACGTGCTTGCGACGCAATGTTTGCAGCAATCCAAAGCTAAAACAATGGAAGTCCGCTTCATCGGCAGCCGCAAGCCCGGTGTAACGGCGAAAGACATGATTCTCGGCGTTATCGCGAAATACGGCACGGATTTCGGTACCGGATATGTTATGGAGTATACAGGCGATGCCATCCGCACATTGTCGATGGAGGAGCGCATGACCGTCTGCAACATGTCGATTGAAGCCGGCGCGCGCGCGGGTCTGATTGCACCCGACGAGACGACATTCAACTACCTGCGCGGCCGGGAATACTCACCGCAAGGCGAGGCGTTCGAGCGCGCGATTGCGGTATGGAAAGAGCTTTCGACAGACGAAGGCGCAGCATTCGATACGGTCGTTGAGTTTGACGTCGATTCCTTGATTCCGCAAGTAACCTGGGGCACAAGCCCGGGCATGGGTACGGATATTACCAAAAACGTCCCTGTTCCGGCTGAGCTTCCGACAGAGAATGAACGCAAAGCTGCTGAGAAAGCACTAGAATATATGGGTCTGACACCAGGCACGCCGATGAGCGAAATCGAAATAGACTATGTGTTTATCGGTTCCTGCACGAATGGCCGGATCGAGGATCTGCGCGCAGCGGCGGAAATCGCCAAAGGCTACAAAGTCAGCGACCGCGTAACGGCAATCGTCGTTCCAGGCTCTGGCCGCGTTAAGATCCAAGCGGAAAAAGAAGGTCTTGACCAAATCTTCACCGAAGCCGGTTTCGAGTGGCGCGATGCGGGCTGCTCCATGTGTCTTGCGATGAATCCGGACGTGCTTGAGCCGGGCCAACGCTGCGCATCGACTTCCAACCGTAACTTCGAAGGCCGTCAAGGCCGCGGCGGACGTACGCATCTGGTTTCCCCGGCGATGGCCGCAGCTGCTGCGATCATGGGTAAATTTACAGATGTGCGCGACTGGAAAATCAAGGCCGAAGTATTGAATTAG
- a CDS encoding GerMN domain-containing protein, with translation MKRHMTTSLLLVFIAAASIVPLSACGNKELTTQGTGTQTGSTAGNVSDNASGNAAGNVQAGNAGTGTDEASAGGAATDPVKAEPEKKTEQISVFYTDDQMMDLHEEKADIAYTDETDKLKAAFAALQKDSSKGEASLWKHAELLSAKQDGAAVTLDVHLPEEARLGAPGEDLALQAITKTYFQFQDVESLDLLIDGKSEESLMGHDELDHPIKKQ, from the coding sequence ATGAAACGTCATATGACGACTTCACTGCTGCTGGTTTTCATTGCCGCCGCCTCTATCGTGCCATTAAGCGCTTGCGGTAATAAGGAACTGACAACTCAAGGAACTGGAACGCAAACCGGCAGCACAGCAGGAAACGTATCTGATAATGCCTCAGGGAACGCCGCGGGGAATGTACAGGCAGGCAATGCAGGAACCGGAACTGACGAAGCAAGCGCAGGCGGAGCGGCGACCGATCCCGTCAAAGCAGAGCCGGAGAAAAAAACGGAGCAAATATCCGTTTTCTATACCGATGACCAAATGATGGATCTTCACGAAGAGAAAGCGGATATCGCGTATACTGACGAAACGGACAAGTTGAAAGCGGCATTCGCGGCGCTTCAGAAGGACAGCTCCAAAGGCGAGGCTTCGCTATGGAAGCACGCTGAACTGCTGAGCGCGAAGCAGGACGGAGCAGCCGTTACGCTTGACGTGCATCTTCCGGAAGAAGCAAGACTGGGAGCACCGGGTGAAGATCTGGCACTTCAAGCGATCACTAAGACTTATTTTCAATTTCAAGACGTCGAATCGCTTGATTTGCTGATTGACGGCAAATCCGAGGAAAGCCTGATGGGCCATGACGAGTTGGATCATCCGATTAAAAAACAATAA
- a CDS encoding carbon-nitrogen family hydrolase, producing MSGRKIQLALIQMHVDAGNPDANFERLQGKLIEAVQGTQKPDLIMLPEMWNTGYALEQIHEIADPEGERTKALLSEFARSHAVQIIGGSIAEKRGDAVYNTSYTFNEQGELTSEYSKIHLFRLMDEEKYLGAGVNLGKFEVAGAEAGTMICYDIRFPELARKLALEGAEVLFVPAEWPNPRMHHWRTLLNARAIENQMFVIACNRCGTSGTTSFFGHSMIIDPWGEIIAEAGEEETILRAEIDLSLVQAVRSKIPVFEDRRPSVY from the coding sequence ATGAGTGGGAGAAAAATACAGCTTGCACTTATACAAATGCATGTAGATGCCGGCAATCCGGACGCGAACTTTGAACGACTGCAGGGAAAATTGATCGAAGCGGTACAGGGGACGCAGAAACCGGATCTGATCATGCTGCCTGAAATGTGGAATACGGGTTATGCGCTTGAACAAATCCATGAGATTGCGGACCCCGAAGGGGAGCGGACCAAGGCGCTGCTTTCCGAATTTGCTCGAAGCCATGCCGTTCAAATTATAGGCGGCTCAATTGCAGAGAAGCGCGGGGATGCCGTCTATAATACGAGCTATACGTTCAATGAGCAGGGGGAGCTGACAAGCGAATATTCAAAAATCCACTTGTTCCGGCTTATGGACGAAGAGAAGTATCTGGGAGCAGGGGTAAATCTCGGCAAGTTTGAGGTAGCCGGCGCCGAAGCGGGAACGATGATCTGTTACGATATTCGTTTCCCTGAGCTTGCGCGCAAGCTTGCACTCGAAGGCGCGGAGGTGCTGTTCGTACCTGCAGAATGGCCGAATCCGCGGATGCACCACTGGCGTACGCTTCTGAATGCAAGGGCAATCGAGAATCAAATGTTTGTCATCGCATGCAACCGCTGCGGCACGAGCGGCACGACATCGTTCTTCGGCCACTCCATGATCATTGATCCCTGGGGCGAAATTATCGCCGAAGCCGGCGAAGAAGAAACCATACTCAGGGCGGAAATCGATTTAAGTCTTGTCCAAGCCGTTCGTTCGAAAATTCCGGTCTTTGAAGACCGCAGGCCTTCTGTTTATTAA
- the leuD gene encoding 3-isopropylmalate dehydratase small subunit, with product MEAFKQLTGVVAPVDRVNVDTDAIIPKQFLKRIERSGFGQFLFFEWRWDEKGNVIDSFSLNQPRYQGSEVLLSRANFGCGSSREHAPWAILDYGFKVVIAPSFADIFYNNCFKNGILPIRLSEEQVEELFQRTAKTEGYKLSVDLENKTLSDNAGLSISFDLDEHRRQFLLQGLDDIGLTLQHEEKISAYEAKQAAY from the coding sequence ATGGAAGCTTTCAAACAACTAACGGGTGTTGTTGCCCCGGTAGATCGTGTAAACGTAGATACAGATGCGATTATTCCTAAGCAATTTCTGAAGCGTATCGAGCGCAGCGGTTTCGGCCAATTCCTGTTCTTCGAATGGCGCTGGGACGAGAAGGGCAACGTCATCGATTCCTTCAGTTTGAACCAGCCGCGTTATCAAGGCTCCGAGGTGCTGCTTTCCCGTGCGAATTTCGGCTGCGGATCTTCCCGCGAGCATGCGCCTTGGGCGATTCTGGATTACGGGTTTAAAGTCGTAATCGCGCCGTCTTTCGCAGATATCTTCTACAACAACTGCTTCAAGAACGGCATTCTGCCGATTCGTCTCAGCGAAGAGCAAGTGGAAGAATTGTTCCAGCGTACGGCGAAGACAGAAGGCTACAAGCTCAGTGTCGATCTGGAAAACAAAACGTTGTCCGACAATGCTGGCTTGAGTATCTCGTTCGACCTGGACGAACACCGTCGTCAATTCCTGCTTCAAGGCTTGGATGATATCGGCTTGACACTGCAGCACGAAGAAAAAATCTCCGCGTATGAAGCTAAACAGGCCGCTTACTAA
- a CDS encoding S-layer homology domain-containing protein: MPHHKKWVKVVSSFMVFSLLTGFSAVGANSAHADAVISSRFSDVPSGHWAEKHIAKLATQGIIKGTNGAFKPADNVSQQEAVALAIRFIGKENEVKVDDAIVFPESFDVSTYFKPYIILAFEQGLLNRNEEFKLAEADTGKSWGSKKASREWITKLIVKAIGKQKTADDMQSAPLAFKDGNQVGTGYAGYVNAAVTLQLIKGITADKFDPKGNITRAAIATMLSRAESQYPVTYPGQLTGVLTSKDSKSLQIFQGDKETAVQFSPDTYVYRFDSEKPATLDQLVSNTKLLVIASGSKALYVEQLDDVQQVEKVTGTVDRVIANDSKLWIWVNDEPVAITYSAATKITDGSGNVIPVSSLAKDSKVEITRDTYRTKPVAISISVQSAPVNKVGQGTVDSVQASSAAIQITDSKTSVSALYNVSAQVDVIWQGQILDGGLSQLRVGDVVSYEVKDSLVTKITILQTSSKVVRGEFNSASSDGKTIQYLRNSGTAQQVLEAKFVIDAVDVTIDGLSGTTVSDLVKGDMLEITLNDNDQVAAIKVINRKVEVLTGATIVSYDNDLKALLVKSAANKLVSVYLSDKTKIDMNGTPITLSSVATFLIKNKKITVGYTDDKAVFIQFVYKYTGTITSINSGAGQITMLQTNGASVTVPLDTPYYIEVAGKASALLSDVKSGDTVTALLNANQDKVVGLQVHSAKQVEVYSVDLLGKKVKLKSSDGTIIEYAASALDLTNEKGDKLTVANITAGQVGNLYYVGLSPVSFKVVTVTTGRITSVSTDKVTIVDYSGNAVNVPLGLNYSVVKNGVTGTSASVLAPGDRVEAKLDAKDKFLITVNSGVAKTFWKYDAAAHVLSVKRVSLSDANTYTVTSATKVTQGNASISINQLADGDNIVLYFSQNTLIEIVKL; encoded by the coding sequence ATGCCGCATCATAAAAAATGGGTTAAAGTTGTCTCATCGTTCATGGTATTTTCACTGCTAACAGGCTTCTCCGCGGTCGGCGCTAATTCTGCGCATGCAGATGCGGTCATTTCGTCGAGATTCAGCGACGTACCGTCGGGCCATTGGGCGGAGAAACATATTGCGAAGCTTGCGACGCAAGGTATCATCAAAGGCACGAACGGTGCGTTCAAGCCTGCAGACAACGTGTCGCAGCAGGAGGCTGTTGCACTCGCGATTCGTTTCATCGGCAAGGAGAACGAGGTGAAAGTCGATGACGCAATTGTTTTTCCGGAAAGCTTTGATGTGAGCACTTATTTCAAACCTTATATCATTCTTGCATTCGAACAAGGGCTGCTTAACCGTAACGAGGAATTTAAGCTTGCGGAAGCCGATACCGGCAAATCATGGGGATCCAAGAAAGCTTCCCGCGAATGGATAACGAAGCTGATCGTGAAAGCAATCGGCAAGCAGAAAACGGCGGATGACATGCAATCGGCTCCGCTTGCGTTCAAGGACGGTAATCAAGTCGGTACCGGTTACGCCGGCTATGTGAATGCTGCGGTAACACTTCAGCTCATCAAAGGAATTACGGCCGATAAGTTTGATCCGAAAGGCAATATTACGCGTGCGGCCATCGCTACGATGTTGAGCAGAGCGGAAAGCCAGTATCCTGTCACGTACCCAGGACAGCTAACAGGCGTACTGACAAGCAAGGACAGCAAGTCTCTGCAAATTTTCCAAGGCGACAAAGAAACGGCTGTCCAGTTCAGCCCGGATACATACGTGTATCGATTTGATTCCGAGAAGCCAGCGACGCTGGATCAGCTCGTTTCGAACACAAAGCTGCTCGTCATTGCGAGCGGCAGCAAGGCGCTTTACGTGGAGCAATTGGATGACGTGCAGCAAGTAGAGAAGGTAACCGGAACGGTAGACCGCGTCATTGCTAATGACAGCAAGCTTTGGATTTGGGTCAACGATGAACCGGTTGCAATTACGTATTCCGCTGCAACGAAAATAACGGATGGTTCAGGAAACGTAATTCCGGTGAGCAGCTTGGCGAAAGACAGCAAGGTCGAAATTACGCGTGACACCTATCGAACGAAACCGGTCGCAATCTCAATCAGCGTACAATCGGCTCCGGTAAACAAGGTGGGTCAAGGAACCGTAGATTCCGTTCAGGCATCCTCGGCAGCAATCCAAATCACGGACAGCAAGACTAGCGTGTCTGCCTTGTATAACGTCTCGGCTCAGGTGGATGTCATCTGGCAAGGACAAATCTTGGATGGAGGCTTGTCCCAACTTCGCGTAGGCGACGTGGTCTCTTATGAAGTGAAGGATTCGCTCGTTACCAAAATCACGATTCTTCAAACGTCTTCTAAGGTGGTCCGCGGTGAGTTTAATTCCGCCAGCAGCGACGGAAAAACGATCCAATATTTGAGAAACAGCGGGACGGCGCAACAGGTGCTGGAAGCCAAATTTGTCATTGATGCCGTTGACGTGACGATCGATGGTCTAAGCGGTACGACCGTTTCAGATCTCGTAAAGGGCGACATGCTCGAAATTACGCTGAACGACAACGATCAAGTTGCTGCCATCAAAGTCATAAACCGAAAGGTTGAGGTGCTGACAGGTGCAACGATTGTAAGCTATGACAATGACCTGAAGGCGCTTTTGGTGAAAAGCGCGGCTAACAAGCTCGTTTCCGTCTATCTGAGCGACAAGACGAAGATCGATATGAATGGAACGCCCATTACGCTGAGCTCCGTAGCGACGTTCTTAATTAAAAACAAAAAGATAACTGTCGGTTACACGGATGACAAAGCGGTGTTCATCCAATTCGTATACAAGTATACTGGAACGATTACCAGCATTAATAGCGGTGCTGGCCAAATCACGATGCTGCAAACCAATGGCGCATCGGTTACCGTACCGCTCGATACGCCTTATTACATCGAGGTCGCCGGCAAAGCATCAGCTTTGCTCAGCGATGTCAAGTCTGGCGATACCGTTACTGCGTTATTGAATGCCAACCAAGATAAAGTGGTCGGCCTGCAGGTTCACTCGGCGAAGCAAGTCGAGGTCTATTCCGTTGATTTGCTCGGCAAGAAAGTGAAGCTCAAATCGAGCGACGGCACAATCATAGAATACGCAGCATCGGCGCTAGATTTGACGAATGAGAAGGGTGACAAGCTTACCGTCGCTAATATTACGGCTGGTCAAGTCGGTAATTTATATTACGTAGGTCTCAGTCCGGTTTCATTTAAGGTCGTTACCGTTACGACGGGCCGGATTACATCCGTGTCTACCGATAAGGTAACCATAGTAGACTATAGCGGGAACGCCGTGAACGTGCCGCTTGGGTTGAACTATAGTGTCGTTAAGAACGGCGTAACCGGAACATCGGCGTCAGTTCTGGCTCCGGGCGATCGTGTGGAAGCCAAATTGGATGCCAAGGATAAGTTTCTCATTACCGTGAACAGCGGGGTAGCGAAGACGTTCTGGAAATACGATGCAGCGGCACATGTATTATCGGTGAAACGAGTATCGTTGTCGGATGCCAACACGTATACCGTTACGTCTGCTACCAAGGTCACACAAGGCAATGCGTCTATCTCTATCAATCAATTGGCTGATGGGGACAACATCGTGCTCTATTTCTCCCAGAATACGTTAATCGAAATCGTGAAGCTGTAA